The genomic DNA TTTACTTTTCTCCATGTATTTTGAAAGAGAACAGGCAGTTTCTAGCACAACAATTAAATCTATATCAGACCACTCTACAAAACAATCCGAATTTGTTTTTAAATCCTATTCTGCAACGATATCACTTGCTGCAGTTGGTGATATCTTGATTCATGGCACTGTTTACAAGGATGCAAAGACCGCTACTGGCTATGATTTCAAGCCGAATATAGCAAGTGTAAAGCACCTGCTTCAAAGTCCTGATATTACTATAGCAAATCAAGAAACAATCATCGGTGGAATAGATATCGGCCTATCTACTTATCCTCTGTTTAATAGTCCTTATGAGGTTGCAGATGCCTTTTTAGATGCTGGAGTTGATATCGTTTCCATTGCCAATAACCATACATTAGATCGAGGAGAAAAAGCGGTCCTAAATGCAACTTCCTATTTTGATAAAATTGGGATGGAGTATGTTGGAGGCTATCGTGATAAGGAAGATAAAGAGCGAATCAGAGTTCTTAACCGTAATGGAATCAGGATTGCCTTCCTATCTTATACGTATGGAACAAATGGCATTCCAGTTCCCAAAGGAAAAGAGTATCTCGTCAATCTAATTGAACCTGAGAACATGAAAGCAGACATAGCAGCCGCTAAACAAGTTGCAGATGTACTTGTTGTTAGTATGCATTGGGGGAATGAATATCAACTCTTCCCAAATGATGAGCAAAAATCCTTAGCCAAAATGCTAGCAAATGAAGGTGTTGATTTAATTATTGGACATCACCCA from Cytobacillus luteolus includes the following:
- a CDS encoding CapA family protein, which gives rise to MKKSKQKLTLFASIISLTLLITISYLLFSMYFEREQAVSSTTIKSISDHSTKQSEFVFKSYSATISLAAVGDILIHGTVYKDAKTATGYDFKPNIASVKHLLQSPDITIANQETIIGGIDIGLSTYPLFNSPYEVADAFLDAGVDIVSIANNHTLDRGEKAVLNATSYFDKIGMEYVGGYRDKEDKERIRVLNRNGIRIAFLSYTYGTNGIPVPKGKEYLVNLIEPENMKADIAAAKQVADVLVVSMHWGNEYQLFPNDEQKSLAKMLANEGVDLIIGHHPHVLQPMEWITRDDGSKTFVVYSLGNFLSGQVKNYKDIGGILEINITKQLVDNKSVVTIHNPQFTPTYVTNTNVRRFQVVPLEVAAASGTRYSSSIFEEMASHMKQWLD